From the genome of Ectobacillus sp. JY-23, one region includes:
- the ptsG gene encoding glucose-specific PTS transporter subunit IIBC → MFKKLFGVLQKVGKALMLPVAILPAAGILLGFGNAFQNETLTSRIPALKADWFVMVAKVMEQSGDIIFANLALLFAVGVAVGLAGGEGVAGLAAIVGFLIMNKTMSVALDVASKVSVINADTPVKVGFTDPAYGYVLGIPTLQTGVFGGIIVGILAAYCYNKYFNIELPSYLGFFAGKRFVPIATATFALILGLIMIVVWPPIQSGLNAFSHSMIDTNKTLAAFVFGLIERSLIPFGLHHIFYAPFWFEFGSYTDSAGEIIRGDQKIFFAQLKDGVDLTAGTFMTGKFPFMMFGLPAAALAMYHEARPENKKLAAGILGSAALTSFLTGITEPIEFSFLFVAPVLFAIHAVFAGLSFMVMHILGVKIGMTFSGGLIDFLLFGVLQNRTAWWWVPVVGLVFAVIYYFGFRFVIRKWNLKTPGREIVADNDDEVAVEAGELPREVLVALGGKENIASLDACITRLRVQVKDQKEVNKNRLKELGAAGVLEVGNNIQAIFGPKSDTLKSQIHDIMKGRTPQVTAAPEVKTTPVVTAAAEEIAIPIDGKILPITAVPDQVFSGKMMGDGFAIEPSEGTVVSPVNGEIVNIFPTKHAIGIQSEGGKEILIHFGIDTVKLGGEGFESLVAQGDKVTQGQPLLKVDLDFVKNNAPSIITPIVFTNLKDGQEVVVTEGTATKGQKGVITIK, encoded by the coding sequence ATGTTTAAAAAACTGTTTGGTGTTCTTCAAAAAGTCGGTAAAGCCCTTATGCTACCGGTTGCAATTCTACCGGCAGCGGGTATTTTACTTGGTTTTGGTAATGCATTCCAAAACGAGACTTTAACAAGCCGTATTCCTGCACTAAAAGCAGATTGGTTTGTAATGGTCGCAAAAGTTATGGAGCAATCCGGTGACATTATTTTCGCAAACCTTGCATTGTTATTTGCAGTTGGTGTTGCGGTAGGTCTAGCGGGTGGAGAAGGTGTAGCAGGTTTGGCTGCTATTGTCGGCTTCCTAATCATGAACAAAACAATGAGCGTGGCGCTGGACGTTGCAAGTAAGGTATCAGTAATTAATGCAGATACGCCAGTTAAAGTTGGGTTTACGGATCCTGCTTATGGTTATGTTCTAGGTATCCCTACACTGCAAACCGGTGTATTCGGCGGTATTATTGTCGGTATTCTTGCTGCTTATTGCTATAACAAATACTTTAATATTGAGTTGCCATCATACCTAGGCTTCTTTGCTGGCAAACGTTTCGTTCCAATTGCAACAGCAACATTTGCTTTAATTCTAGGTTTAATCATGATTGTGGTTTGGCCGCCAATTCAAAGCGGTTTAAACGCATTTTCTCACAGCATGATTGATACAAATAAAACATTAGCGGCGTTTGTGTTTGGTCTAATCGAACGTTCCCTTATTCCATTTGGTCTACATCACATTTTCTACGCACCGTTTTGGTTTGAATTTGGTTCTTACACAGACTCTGCAGGCGAAATTATTCGTGGTGACCAAAAAATCTTCTTTGCACAGCTTAAAGATGGTGTTGATTTGACTGCCGGTACATTTATGACTGGTAAATTCCCGTTCATGATGTTCGGTTTACCAGCAGCAGCTTTAGCAATGTATCATGAAGCACGTCCTGAAAATAAAAAATTAGCTGCTGGTATTTTAGGTTCTGCAGCATTGACTTCTTTCTTAACAGGTATCACAGAGCCAATCGAGTTTTCATTCTTGTTTGTTGCTCCTGTATTGTTTGCGATTCACGCAGTGTTCGCAGGTCTTTCATTTATGGTAATGCACATTTTAGGTGTTAAAATTGGTATGACGTTCTCTGGTGGTCTAATCGACTTCTTACTGTTCGGTGTACTTCAAAACCGTACAGCTTGGTGGTGGGTACCGGTAGTTGGTCTCGTATTTGCTGTAATTTATTACTTCGGATTCCGTTTTGTCATCCGCAAATGGAACTTAAAAACACCTGGTCGTGAAATCGTTGCTGATAATGACGATGAAGTGGCTGTTGAAGCAGGAGAGCTTCCTCGTGAAGTTCTTGTAGCACTTGGTGGTAAAGAAAACATTGCTTCATTAGATGCTTGTATTACACGTCTACGTGTACAAGTAAAAGACCAAAAAGAAGTGAATAAAAATCGTCTAAAAGAGTTAGGGGCAGCGGGTGTACTAGAGGTTGGTAATAACATTCAAGCAATTTTCGGTCCTAAATCGGATACGCTAAAATCTCAAATTCATGATATTATGAAAGGTCGCACGCCGCAAGTTACAGCAGCGCCTGAAGTAAAGACGACTCCTGTTGTAACAGCAGCAGCTGAAGAAATTGCAATTCCGATCGATGGTAAAATCTTACCGATTACAGCAGTTCCTGACCAAGTATTCTCAGGAAAAATGATGGGCGATGGATTTGCCATTGAACCAAGCGAGGGTACTGTTGTATCACCTGTAAACGGTGAGATTGTAAATATCTTCCCAACAAAACATGCTATCGGTATTCAATCTGAAGGTGGAAAAGAAATTCTAATTCATTTTGGTATTGATACTGTAAAACTTGGGGGAGAAGGTTTTGAAAGCTTGGTTGCACAAGGCGATAAAGTAACCCAAGGTCAACCTCTTCTGAAGGTAGATTTAGACTTTGTAAAAAATAACGCGCCATCTATTATTACACCAATTGTCTTTACAAATTTAAAAGATGGGCAAGAAGTTGTGGTTACAGAAGGTACTGCAACAAAAGGTCAAAAAGGCGTTATTACGATTAAGTAA